Proteins encoded within one genomic window of Schistocerca gregaria isolate iqSchGreg1 unplaced genomic scaffold, iqSchGreg1.2 ptg000831l, whole genome shotgun sequence:
- the LOC126322684 gene encoding ATP-dependent 6-phosphofructokinase, platelet type-like translates to MSSEVRQQVEGVRRKLSALGGAKVHVAIMTSGGDAQGMNACIRAVVRHASMLSVEVYGILEGFVGLYNGEQITQLKWNDVSGLLPNGGTVLGTSRCPEFTKREGRKRAALNLLKFGIDRLICIGGDGSLTGASMLSSEWREHLEELLSEGKIGAHELEEHPKLYVVGVVGSIDNDFWGTEMTIGCDSALHRITDAVRCIMTTASSHQRTFVIEVMGRECGYLALYSALAVGADYAFVPECPARGNWRESLCRAISRSFELGIRRSIVIMAEGAKDIEGNRISSEERGVAVGDGAARCDEDGGEGVERDLGGGMEAEAKVVCLVGESLVERPLMEAVRETRRVSAAMAERKFELAASLRGVGYVRDWNIYKTWAKTSLLSHEVPSDGTSIAILNMGPPTPGMNSPVGMITRLATMHNYRVYGIYEGCHGLWSGNFEPLKWIDVEGWGIRSGVILGTNKKTPDNALGECARRLEEMGIRALFLIGGWEAYVCLTQFARAASEYPALRIPIVVIPASIYNDCPCTSVSVGRGHGRELHPDERRQREADGHGDPSLRLRRGNRRPQLRLPGRAVSVGGSALRLYTPERPISLSSLVSDVKTLTDRFRHNKTMALIINSDIHNKTYTTEMLERIFNQEGKGCFKARKIVLSYTDQGNPPSPFDCILSNRFGYEAFSLVRDHLVKSRDAPLHGAVALKLEPSHLRGTPHLVGTNSLLSMQKLLRGNSIRNFIKGKNRQK, encoded by the exons ATGAGCAGCGAGGTGAGACAGCAGGTCGAGGGGGTGAGGAGGAAGTTGTCGGCGTTGGGCGGCGCGAAGGTGCACGTGGCGATTATGACGAGTGGAGGGGACGCGCAGGGGATGAACGCGTGCATTAGGGCGGTGGTGCGCCACGCGTCGATGCTGAGCGTCGAGGTGTACGGGATATTGGAGGGGTTCGTCGGGCTGTACAACGGGGAGCAGATCACGCAGTTGAAGTGGAACGACGTGTCTGGGTTGCTGCCGAAC GGAGGGACGGTGCTGGGGACGAGTCGGTGCCCGGAGTTCACGAAGAGGGAGGGGAGGAAGAGGGCGGCGCTGAACTTGCTGAAGTTTGGGATAGATCGGCTGATATGCATTGGGGGGGACGGGTCGTTGACGGGCGCGAGCATGTTGTCGTCGGAGTGGAGAGAGCACTTGGAGGAGTTGTTGAGCGAGGGGAAGATTGGGGCGCACGAGCTGGAGGAGCACCCGAAGTTGTAcgtggtgggggtggtggggtcGATAGACAACGATTTTTGGGGGACGGAGATGACGATAGGCTGCGACTCGGCGCTGCACAGGATTACGGACGCGGTGAGGTGCATCATGACGACGGCGTCGTCGCACCAGAGGACGTTTGTGATAGAGGTGATGGGCAGGGAGTGCGGGTACTTGGCGCTGTACAGCGCGTTGGCGGTGGGGGCGGATTACGCGTTCGTGCCGGAGTGCCCGGCGAGGGGGAACTGGAGGGAGAGTTTGTGCCGGGCGATTAGTCGGAGCTTCGAGTTGGGGATTCGGCGGTCGATAGTGATCATGGCGGAGGGGGCGAAGGACATAGAGGGGAACAGGATATCGTCGGAGGAG AGGGGGGTTGCCGTCGGGGATGGAGCCGCACGCTGCGACGAGGATGGGGGTGAAGGCGTTGAACGTGATCTTGGAGGAGGGATGGAGGCGGAGGCGAAGGTGGTGTGCCTGGTGGGAGAGTCGCTGGTGGAGCGCCCGCTGATGGAGGCGGTGAGGGAGACGCGCAGGGTGTCGGCGGCGATGGCGGAGAGGAAGTTCGAGTTGGCGGCGAGTCTGAGGGGCGTTGGGTACGTGAGGGACTGGAACATCTACAAGACGTGGGCGAAGACCTCGCTGCTGTCGCACGAGGTCCCGAGCGACGGCACCTCGATCGCGATCCTGAACATGGGGCCGCCGACGCCGGGGATGAACAGCCCCGTGGGCATGATCACGAGGCTGGCCACCATGCACAATTACCGTGTGTATGGCATTTACGAGGGGTGTCACGGGTTGTGGAGCGGGAACTTCGAGCCGCTGAAGTGGATCGACGTGGAGGGCTGGGGCATTCGGAGCGGCGTGATCCTGGGAACGAACAAGAAGACGCCGGACAACGCGTTGGGGGAGTGCGCGAGGAGGTTGGAGGAGATGGGGATTCGCGCGTTGTTCTTGATTGGCGGTTGGGAGGCGTACGTGTGTTTGACCCAGTTCGCGCGTGCGGCGAGTGAGTACCCCGCGCTGCGGATACCGATCGTGGTGATCCCTGCGAGCATCTACAACGACTGTCCGTGCACGTCCGTGTCGGTGGGCCGCGGACACGGCCGTGAACTCCATCCTGACGAACGTCGACAGCGTGAAGCAGACGGCCACGGCGATCCGTCGCTGCGTCTGCGTCGTGGAAATCGACGGCCGCAATTGCGGCTACCTGGGCGCGCCGTGTCCGTCGGCGGCAGCGCGCTCCGTCTGTACACGCCGGAGCGGCCCATATCTCTGTCCAGCCTCGTCTCCGACGTCAAAACGCTGACCGATCGGTTCCGCCACAACAAGACGATGGCGCTGATCATCAACAGCGACATCCACAACAAGACCTACACCACCGAAATGCTCGAGCGCATCTTCAACCAAGAGGGCAAAGGCTGCTTCAAGGCGCGAAAAATCGTCCTGAGCTACACCGACCAAGGCAACCCGCCCTCTCCGTTCGACTGCATCCTGAGCAACCGCTTCGGGTACGAGGCGTTCTCGCTGGTTCGCGACCACCTCGTCAAGTCGCGCGACGCCCCCCTGCACGGCGCCGTCGCCCTCAAACTCGAACCAAGTCACCTTC GGGGCACCCCGCACCTGGTCGGCACGAACAGCCTGCTGTCGATGCAGAAACTGCTGCGCGGCAACTCGATCCGGAACTTCATAAAAGGAAAAAACAGGCAAAAATAA
- the LOC126322685 gene encoding NAD kinase-like, translating into MAQMGGSRVTGERQVCRPPCLSMSMDRVEAGVVDLSEESASFLAGEAWGAGSSVDGGEASGELAGPEAADESRQQSDELAASRQQSDELAVSRRQSDELTASRRQSDELTASRQQSDELTASRQQSDESAASRQQLYEMSDSIDSSKVFVSVEQLKWVASADNKEAPIPRAGIRLLKGYDHIMVDEHLTDRQIQVGPTTIKLIRLVWESQPQNVIIIKKRNEPEITELLREMATWLKQEKNINVMVEVDVLQEIPYLESFDESDIQHLAQKIDLVICLGGDGTVLHVNYLFQTAIPPVMAFNLGSLGFLTPYRTKNYKRAISSVLKECYLTLRSRLFCIVSRQKDEGEIVERHTVLNEVVIERGNSPYLSNLECYCDGHRVTTIQADGIIISTTTGSTAYSLAAGGSMVHPQVPAIIFTPICPHSLSFRPLLFPDSVEIKVQLPNDSRSSAWASFDGRCRTELERGDYIIIRISKWPFVWVNKSDTVGDWFKSLAECLHWNTRQKQKPIY; encoded by the exons ATGGCGCAGATGGGGGGGTCTAGGGTGACGGGGGAGAGACAGGTGTGCAGGCCGCCGTGTCTGTCGATGTCGATGGATCGTGTGGAGGCGGGGGTGGTGGATTTGAGCGAGGAGTCCGCGTCGTTTTTG GCGGGCGAGGCGTGGGGCGCGGGGTCGTCGGTGGATGGGGGTGAGGCCAGCGGCGAGTTGGCGGGACCGGAGGCCGCGGACGAGTCGAGGCAGCAATCGGACGAGTTGGCGGCGTCGAGGCAGCAGTCGGACGAGTTGGCGGTGTCGAGGCGACAGTCGGACGAGTTGACGGCGTCGAGGCGACAGTCGGACGAGTTGACGGCGTCGAGGCAGCAGTCGGACGAGTTGACGGCGTCGAGGCAGCAGTCGGACGAGTCGGCGGCGTCGAGGCAGCAGTTGTACGAGATGTCGGACTCGATTGATTCTTCGAAGGTGTTCGTGAGCGTCGAGCAGCTGAAATGGGTCGCCTCGGCGGACAACAAGGAGGCGCCGATTCCACGCGCTGGGATTCGGTTGTTGAAGGGATACGACCACATCATGGTGGACGAGCACTTGACGGACCGTCAGATACAAGTTGGTCCGACGACGATCAAGTTGATCCGGTTGGTGTGGGAGAGTCAGCCGCAGAATGTGATCATCATCAAGAAGCGGAACGAGCCGGAGATCACGGAGTTGTTGCGAGAGATGGCGACCTGGTTGAAGCAGGAGAAGAACATCAACGTGATGGTGGAGGTGGACGTGTTGCAAGAAATTCCGTATTTGGAGAGTTTCGACGAGTCGGACATACAGCACCTGGCGCAGAAGATCGACCTGGTGATTTGCCTGGGAGGGGACGGGACGGTGCTGCACGTGAACTACCTGTTCCAGACGGCGATTCCGCCGGTGATGGCGTTCAACTTGGGGTCGCTCGGGTTTTTGACGCCGTACAGGACCAAGAACTACAAGAGGGCGATTTCTTCGGTGCTGAAGGAGTGCTACTTGACGCTGCGGTCGCGTCTGTTTTGCATCGTGTCGCGTCAAAAGGACGAGGGGGAGATCGTGGAGCGCCACACGGTTCTGAACGAGGTGGTGATCGAGAGGGGGAATTCCCCGTACCTGTCGAATTTGGAGTGCTACTGCGACGGGCACCGCGTGACGACGATTCAGGCGGACGGGATCATCATTTCTACGACGACGGGGTCGACGGCGTACAGTTTGGCGGCTGGGGGGAGCATGGTGCACCCGCAGGTGCCGGCGATCATTTTCACGCCGATTTGCCCGCACTCGCTGTCTTTTCGGCCGCTGCTGTTTCCGGACTCGGTGGAGATCAAGGTGCAGTTGCCGAACGACAGCCGGTCGAGCGCGTGGGCGTCGTTCGACGGGCGTTGTCGGACCGAGCTGGAGAGGGGCGATTACATCATCATTCGGATTTCTAAGTGGCCGTTCGTGTGGGTGAACAAGAGCGACACGGTGGGGGACTGGTTCAAGAGCTTGGCGGAGTGCCTGCACTGGAACACGAGGCAGAAGCAGAAGCCGATTTATTAG
- the LOC126322727 gene encoding 30S ribosomal protein S5-like, with product MWRSLKLLSSRPRPNATTRPVSKKHPVLIAPFRTPTHHLRTFHATPTLNKRPPRIYKPLSKEEPDFVIDGDTIPQSRLGDMFAQLNENIDAADPIASPDHQKLLVNEVLSIGRHTKILPGGRLMTFSALVMVGTGNGCAGIGRARGETVSVAIRAAVTNAKKNMISINRHRGCTVSRDNVYKYKRTKVIVGARRMGYGIQASPDMRLALKAFGLKDLFVTTTGRTGNKQALYRALFKGLQRDINTPSNIAKALGKKLFDIHAFHYNSKD from the exons ATGTGGCGGTCACTCAAACTTCTGTCGTCGCGTCCGCGTCCAAACGCGACAACGCGCCCTGTTTCCAAAAAACACCCTGTTCTAATCGCCCCCTTCCGAACGCCCACTCACCACCTGCGCACGTTCCACGCCACCCCCACCCTAAACAAAAGACCCCCCCGTATCTACAAGCCCCTCTCCAAAGAGGAACCCGACTTCGTCATCGACGGAGACACCATCCCACAATCGAGACTCGGCGACATGTTCGCTCAACTGAACGAAAACATAGACGCCGCCGACCCAATCGCTTCACCCGATCACCAAAAACTGCTGGTCAACGAAGTGCTGTCCATCGGACGGCACACCAAAATATTGCCCG GCGGTCGCCTCATGACATTCAGTGCGCTCGTCATGGTAGGGACTGGCAACGGCTGCGCCGGCATAGGGCGAGCCAGGGGAGAAACCGTTTCAGTGGCCATCCGAGCGGCTGTCACCAATGCGAAAAAAAACATGATTTCAATCAACCGACATCGCGGGTGTACTGTTTCTCGAGATAACGTCTACAAATACAAGAGAACGAAGGTCATCGTGGGCGCGCGTCGAATGGGATACGGTATTCAGGCGTCTCCAGACATGCGCCTCGCCCTAAAAGCTTTCGGACTCAAAGATCTCTTCGTCACTACCACCGGCCGAACGGGCAATAAACAGGCACTTTACCGGGCGCTCTTCAAGGGATTGCAAAGGGACATTAACACTCCAAGTAACATCGCGAAGGCGCTGGGAAAAAAACTCTTCGATATTCACGCTTTTCATTATAACTCTAAAGACTAA
- the LOC126322726 gene encoding uncharacterized protein LOC126322726: MESAAKPDNIIFLYIYIISAVSCMVTGVSGLGKLVFFNTAWKIFLFFTKGTMSDVLKSYHVKISELYVMMDLLTTILQCYMFLPDQDWKILLVISLCHVIGVCVGFVLVPQRVFAVTVCIQIVLFSIFAWAVIYECRRALMCFKVKRLSSLARSSWFDLIYSGHDNSKHFFQSKSLPFPTGYKSLVYSFVFGIISSIYLVYAGNADAFLFLYVFFFRLDKDQSIATMVWISLLRSIASVIYSLIYLSPDSTYFIFFFVSIMSGFLGILLSKIISPLITEVSYYHLLIFIILWEIIHYFDLPYMSLVFIFFSWLFFLSIDLVACWAFASHPFFSNCFSIPRTGSSVGEPKPLAAESSQLDDVRYYGDFADTSINPDLNMVGLEVKMSTPVPIMCSKEKTLKKKKQKDYYYSTMSPSSPTVKEDQLFSADNSYYASVFDEVEVKCMGEEGSSQEEYVQSEGDESDEHTGSSDREYYH, encoded by the exons ATGGAATCGGCGGCTAAACCAGACAACATCATCTTTCTCTATATCTACA TCATCTCCGCCGTTTCTTGCATGGTCACCGGCGTTTCTGGCTTAGGAAAGTTGGTCTTTTTCAATACCGCATGGAAAATTTTCCTATTCTTCACTAAAGGGACAATGTCTGATGTGCTCAAGTCGTACCACGTTAAAATTTCTGAGCTCTACGTTATGATGGACCTGCTCACAACAATACTACAATGTTACATGTTCCTCCCTGACCAGGATTGGAAAATACTTTTGGTAATTTCACTTTGCCATGTCATAGGTGTTTGTGTCGGATTTGTTCTTGTACCCCAAAGAGTGTTCGCCGTTACCGTGTGTATACAAAtcgttcttttttcaatttttgcCTGGGCCGTCATCTACGAATGCCGAAGAGCATTGATGTGCTTCAAAGTCAAACGATTATCCAGCCTTGCTCGCTCATCGTGGTTTGACCTCATATATAGTGGACATGATAAttcgaaacatttttttcaaaGCAAGT CTTTACCCTTTCCAACCGGCTACAAGAGTCTCGTCTATTCATTTGTGTTCGGCATTATTTCTTCTATATACTTGGTATACGCTGGCAATGCAGACGCGTTTTTGTTCCTATATGTCTTTTTCTTCAGGTTAGACAAGGACCAGAGTATTGCCACAATGGTCT GGATTTCTTTGCTTAGATCCATTGCAAGTGTGATATATTCTTTGATCTACCTTTCTCCGGActctacatattttatttttttctttgtctcCATCATGTCTGGCTTCCTGGGTATCTTACTGAGCAAGATTATTTCACCTTTGATTACTGAAGTCTCTTATTACCACCTGCTGATATTTATTATTCTTTGGGAGATCATTCATTACTTCGACCTCCCTTATATGTCTTtggtatttatttttttttcttggctATTTTTTTTGAGCATCGACTTAGTAGCGTGTTGGGCGTTCGCCAGCCATCCCTTTTTCAGTAATTGCTTCTCGATTCCGCGCACGGGTTCTTCTGTGGGCGAGCCGAAGCCTTTGGCAGCGGAAAGTTCGCAATTGGATGATGTGAGGTATTACGGTGATTTTGCGGACACGTCGATCAATCCAGATCTGAACATGGTGGGTTTGGAAGTCAAAATGTCGACGCCGGTTCCTATAATGTGTTCGAAGGAAAAGACCCTCAAAAAAAAGAAGCAGAAGGATTACTATTATTCCACGATGTCGCCGAGCTCGCCCACCGTGAAAGAAGACCAGCTGTTTTCTGCTGATAACAGCTATTATGCGTCGGTGTTCGACGAGGTGGAAGTTAAGTGTATGGGAGAGGAAGGTTCAAGTCAAGAGGAATACGTTCAAAGCGAGGGGGACGAGTCCGACGAACATACTGGAAGTTCTGATAGAGAGTACTACCATTAG